TATGGAAAACTGGTGCTGGGAACCGGATGCGCTGGCGTTCATCTCCGGCCATTACGAAACCGGCGAACCGCTGCCGAAAGAACTGCTGGATAAAATGCTGGCGGCGAAAAACTACCAGGCGGCGATGTTTGTTCTGCGCCAGCTGGAGTTCGGTCTGTTCGATTTCCGTCTGCACGCCGAGTTTAACCCGGAGCAGGGCGCGAAAATTCTCGACACCCTGGCTGAAATCAAGAAGCAGGTTTCCGTGGTGCCGGGTCCGTCGTGGGGCCGTTTCCCACACGCTTTCAGCCACATTTTCGCGGGCGGTTACGCGGCGGGTTACTACAGCTACCTGTGGGCCGACGTGCTGGCGGCAGACGCCTTCTCCCGCTTCGAAGAAGAAGGGATTTTCAACCGCGAAACCGGACAGTCGTTCCTCGACAATATCCTGAGCCGGGGTGGTTCAGAAGAGCCGATGACGCTGTTCAAACGCTTCCGTGGACGTGAACCGCAGCTGGACGCGATGCTTGAGCATTACGGCATCAAGGGCTGATCGTTTCGTGAAAATCTGTTTAGTTGATGAATCAGGCGCCAGTGATGGCGCCTTATCTGTTCTGGCGGCCCGCTGGGCGCTGGAACACGATGCGGATAACCTGATGGCGCTGGTGTTAACGCCGGAGCATCTTGAATTACGTAAACGCGATGAGCCAAAGCTTGGTGGCATCTTCGTGGATTTTGTCGGCGGCGCGATGGCGCATCGCCGCAAATTCGGCGGCGGTCGTGGCGAAGCGGTGGCTAAAGCGGTTGGGGTGAAAGGCAGCTATCTGCCGGACGTCGTCGACGCGACGGCGGGGTTAGGGCGCGATGCGTTTGTGCTGGCGTCCGTCGGTTGTCGTGTGCGAATGCTGGAACGTAACCCGGTGGTCGCGGCGCTGCTCGATGATGGTCTGGCGCGTGGTTATGCCGACCGGGAAATCGGGAGTTGGCTGCGGGAGCGTTTACAGCTCATTCATGCCTCCAGCCTGACGGCGCTGACTGATATCACACCGCGTCCGCAGGTGGTTTACCTCGACCCGATGTTTCCGCATAAGCAGAAAAGCGCGCTGGTGAAAAAGGAAATGCGGGTGTTTCAGTCGCTGGTCGGCCCGGATTTAGATGCCGATGGTCTGCTGGGGCCTGCGCAACAGTTGGCGACCAAGCGGGTGGTGGTGAAGCGCCCGGATTATGCGCCGCCGTTAGCCGACGTCGCCACGCCGAAT
This DNA window, taken from Scandinavium goeteborgense, encodes the following:
- the rsmJ gene encoding 16S rRNA (guanine(1516)-N(2))-methyltransferase RsmJ; the protein is MKICLVDESGASDGALSVLAARWALEHDADNLMALVLTPEHLELRKRDEPKLGGIFVDFVGGAMAHRRKFGGGRGEAVAKAVGVKGSYLPDVVDATAGLGRDAFVLASVGCRVRMLERNPVVAALLDDGLARGYADREIGSWLRERLQLIHASSLTALTDITPRPQVVYLDPMFPHKQKSALVKKEMRVFQSLVGPDLDADGLLGPAQQLATKRVVVKRPDYAPPLADVATPNAVATKGHRFDIYAGTAEG